One Nocardioides aromaticivorans genomic window carries:
- a CDS encoding DUF47 domain-containing protein yields the protein MGLRLRPVDTSFYDLFTQSAQHLVGGAELLAEMLSDNSDKASVAERMRAAEHAADETTHEIVKKVNSTFVTPFDREDIYALGSGLDDVMDMMDEAVDLILLYEVKTLPPELSEQVEVLQRCAELTAAAMPRLQSMQSLDDYWIEINRLENAGDRNHRRILAALFSGEFKTIEVLKLKDIVESLEGAIDAFEKVANTVEQIAVKEG from the coding sequence GTGGGTCTGCGTCTGCGTCCGGTCGACACTTCTTTCTACGACCTCTTCACCCAGTCCGCGCAGCACCTGGTCGGTGGCGCCGAGCTGCTTGCCGAGATGCTGTCGGACAACTCCGACAAGGCGTCGGTCGCCGAGCGCATGCGTGCCGCCGAGCACGCCGCGGACGAGACGACCCACGAGATCGTGAAGAAGGTCAACAGCACCTTCGTCACGCCCTTCGACCGCGAGGACATCTACGCGCTGGGCTCCGGCCTCGACGACGTGATGGACATGATGGACGAGGCCGTCGACCTGATCCTCCTCTACGAGGTGAAGACCCTCCCGCCCGAGCTGTCCGAGCAGGTCGAGGTGCTCCAGCGGTGCGCCGAGCTGACGGCGGCCGCGATGCCGCGCCTGCAGTCGATGCAGTCGCTCGACGACTACTGGATCGAGATCAACCGCCTCGAGAACGCCGGTGACCGCAACCACCGCCGAATCCTCGCTGCGCTCTTCTCCGGTGAGTTCAAGACCATCGAGGTGCTCAAGCTCAAGGACATCGTCGAGTCGCTCGAGGGCGCCATCGACGCCTTCGAGAAGGTCGCCAACACGGTCGAGCAGATCGCCGTCAAGGAAGGCTGA
- a CDS encoding inorganic phosphate transporter has protein sequence MTLTLAIVIAVVVIALAFDYTNGFHDAANAIATSVSTRALTPRIALTLAALMNFIGALLGQEVAKTVADVVTIEDDTGHLLVGVHHGLVIVMAGLLGAIIWNLITWYFGLPSSSSHALIGGLVGAALAGGVSVKWDTIVQKVLIPMVISPLFGFCAAFLVMTAILWIFRRGNPHKINRGFRGMQTVSAAALALGHGLQDAQKTMGVILLTLVIAYPGSYDIETLPIWVVLAAAGAISAGTYAGGWRIMRTLGRKIIHLDPPRGFAAESVGAGVLYTTAFVFHAPISTTHTITSAVMGAGATKRFSAVRWGMARTILAAWVSTFPAAALAAWACYEILKLVLL, from the coding sequence ATGACCCTCACCCTGGCGATCGTGATCGCCGTGGTCGTCATCGCGCTCGCGTTCGACTACACCAACGGCTTCCACGACGCGGCGAACGCGATCGCCACGTCGGTGTCGACGCGCGCCCTGACGCCGCGGATCGCGCTGACCCTGGCGGCGCTGATGAACTTCATCGGCGCGCTTCTCGGCCAGGAGGTCGCGAAGACCGTCGCCGACGTCGTCACCATCGAGGACGACACCGGCCACCTGCTCGTCGGCGTGCACCACGGGCTGGTCATCGTGATGGCCGGCCTGCTCGGCGCGATCATCTGGAACCTCATCACCTGGTACTTCGGCCTCCCCTCGTCGTCCTCGCACGCCCTCATCGGCGGCCTGGTCGGCGCGGCGCTGGCCGGCGGGGTGAGCGTCAAGTGGGACACCATCGTCCAGAAGGTGCTCATCCCGATGGTCATCTCGCCGCTCTTCGGCTTCTGCGCGGCCTTCCTCGTGATGACCGCGATCCTGTGGATCTTCCGTCGCGGCAACCCGCACAAGATCAACCGCGGCTTCCGCGGCATGCAGACGGTCTCCGCCGCCGCGCTCGCCCTCGGCCACGGCCTGCAGGACGCCCAGAAGACGATGGGCGTCATCCTGCTGACGCTGGTCATCGCCTACCCCGGCTCCTACGACATCGAGACGCTCCCGATCTGGGTCGTCCTCGCCGCTGCCGGCGCCATCTCGGCCGGCACCTACGCCGGCGGCTGGCGGATCATGCGCACGCTGGGCCGCAAGATCATCCACCTCGACCCGCCGCGCGGCTTCGCGGCCGAGTCGGTCGGTGCCGGCGTGCTCTACACGACCGCGTTCGTGTTCCACGCCCCGATCTCGACGACCCACACGATCACCTCGGCCGTGATGGGCGCCGGTGCGACCAAGCGCTTCTCGGCGGTCCGGTGGGGCATGGCCCGCACCATCCTCGCCGCCTGGGTCTCGACCTTCCCGGCCGCCGCGCTCGCCGCGTGGGCCTGCTACGAGATCCTCAAGCTCGTCCTCCTCTGA
- a CDS encoding winged helix-turn-helix transcriptional regulator has product MGKRDGRTDARRQSVRAYLHRWAETTGAQLLVVDPAVDEGTLAEGMAGHGVHVTWVASTLDGLVEFGRTDPHAVVVAPEAPGIPAEEFVGLIRRHGSPYVIAGTEDLSELADPAAAARRGSGVGSLMLAGASAVALRPYAAQSLWELMSHGPRSVSEHARVEVGPIELDASAFTVRVNGQRIADLPLKEFELLRELMLHSPGIVTDDELGDALWGTHGRRPGGNTIAMHVTRLRARLGPVAVVRRIRGRGYSLTIDPD; this is encoded by the coding sequence ATGGGCAAGCGGGACGGGCGTACCGACGCCCGTCGTCAGTCCGTGCGCGCCTACCTCCACCGATGGGCGGAGACGACCGGGGCACAGCTCCTGGTGGTCGACCCCGCCGTGGACGAGGGCACGCTCGCCGAGGGCATGGCGGGGCACGGCGTGCACGTGACCTGGGTGGCCTCGACCCTGGACGGCCTGGTGGAGTTCGGCCGCACCGACCCCCACGCCGTCGTGGTGGCGCCGGAGGCGCCGGGCATCCCGGCCGAGGAGTTCGTCGGACTGATCCGGCGGCACGGCTCGCCCTACGTCATCGCGGGCACGGAGGACCTCAGCGAGCTCGCCGACCCCGCGGCCGCCGCGCGCAGGGGGAGCGGGGTGGGCTCGCTGATGCTCGCCGGTGCGTCCGCCGTCGCGCTGCGCCCGTACGCCGCCCAGTCGCTCTGGGAGCTGATGTCCCACGGCCCCCGGTCGGTGTCGGAGCACGCGCGGGTCGAGGTCGGTCCGATCGAGCTCGACGCCAGCGCGTTCACGGTGCGCGTCAATGGCCAGCGGATCGCGGACCTGCCGCTCAAGGAGTTCGAGCTGCTGCGCGAGCTGATGCTGCACTCACCGGGCATCGTCACCGACGACGAGCTCGGTGACGCGCTCTGGGGCACCCACGGCCGCCGACCGGGCGGCAACACGATCGCGATGCACGTGACCCGGTTGCGGGCACGGCTCGGCCCGGTCGCCGTCGTACGACGGATCCGGGGGCGGGGCTACAGCCTCACCATCGACCCCGACTGA
- the pstB gene encoding phosphate ABC transporter ATP-binding protein PstB: MAKSIDVSDVNIYYGDFLAVQGVNMTIRAGAVTAFIGPSGCGKSTFLRSLNRMHEVIPGARVEGKIVVDGQDLYDAGVDPVAVRRQVGMVFQRPNPFPTMSIYDNVLAGLKLNAGKLKKSEADAVVEKSLRGANLWNEVKDRLNKPGMGLSGGQQQRLCIARAIAVEPQVLLMDEPCSALDPISTSAIEDLIHELKDEFTIVIVTHNMQQAARVSDDTGFFNLKATGEPGHLVEFNPTKKMFANPDDPATEAYISGRFG; the protein is encoded by the coding sequence ATGGCAAAGAGCATCGACGTCTCCGACGTCAACATCTACTACGGCGACTTCCTCGCCGTGCAGGGCGTCAACATGACGATCCGTGCCGGCGCGGTCACCGCCTTCATCGGTCCCTCCGGCTGCGGCAAGTCGACCTTCCTCCGGTCGCTCAACCGCATGCACGAGGTCATCCCCGGTGCGCGCGTCGAGGGCAAGATCGTCGTCGACGGCCAGGACCTGTACGACGCCGGGGTCGACCCGGTCGCCGTACGCCGCCAGGTCGGCATGGTCTTCCAGCGGCCCAACCCCTTCCCCACGATGTCGATCTACGACAACGTGCTGGCGGGGCTCAAGCTCAACGCGGGCAAGCTGAAGAAGTCCGAGGCGGACGCGGTGGTCGAGAAGTCGCTGCGCGGCGCCAACCTCTGGAACGAGGTCAAGGACCGGCTCAACAAGCCGGGCATGGGCCTGTCCGGCGGCCAGCAGCAGCGCCTGTGCATCGCCCGCGCGATCGCGGTCGAGCCGCAGGTCCTGCTGATGGACGAGCCGTGCTCGGCCCTCGACCCGATCTCGACCTCCGCGATCGAGGACCTGATCCACGAGCTCAAGGACGAGTTCACGATCGTGATCGTCACGCACAACATGCAGCAGGCCGCGCGGGTCTCCGACGACACCGGCTTCTTCAACCTCAAGGCGACCGGCGAGCCCGGCCACCTGGTGGAGTTCAACCCCACCAAGAAGATGTTCGCGAACCCCGACGACCCGGCGACCGAGGCCTACATCTCTGGTCGCTTCGGCTGA
- the pstA gene encoding phosphate ABC transporter permease PstA, whose amino-acid sequence MTTTVEEIQERAHTPLVLPRLPRVAPAIVGGIAIALALLLMVLGMGLVGGVVVGVVAYLVALPLWSLFIEGRRGATDRMMTGLIWATFFVAVVPLVSLLWRVVSKGAGRIDGTFLSYSFFKTQIDQPVGIYHAIIGTLLITLGAAVISVPVGVMAAIYLVEYGKKNKLAKAITFLVDVMTGIPSIVAGLFAFALFTLVFGPAYVSGIGGSVALSLLMIPIVVRATEEMLMLVPDDLREASYALGTPKWKTIVRIVLPTALGGILTGITLAISRVIGETAPLLLIASATDRTNMNLFDGAMTTLPVLIYGQNVRGDAPAEAIAWGAAFILIIIVVVLNLVARIVGKIFAPKKG is encoded by the coding sequence ATGACGACCACTGTCGAAGAGATCCAGGAGCGGGCGCACACGCCGCTCGTCCTGCCCCGCCTCCCGCGGGTCGCGCCGGCGATCGTCGGTGGCATCGCGATCGCGCTCGCCCTGCTGCTGATGGTGCTCGGCATGGGCCTGGTCGGCGGCGTGGTCGTCGGCGTCGTCGCCTACCTCGTCGCGCTGCCCCTCTGGTCGCTGTTCATCGAGGGCCGCCGTGGTGCGACCGACCGGATGATGACGGGCCTGATCTGGGCCACCTTCTTCGTCGCGGTCGTGCCGCTGGTCTCGCTGCTGTGGCGGGTGGTCTCCAAGGGCGCCGGCCGCATCGACGGCACCTTCCTCAGCTACTCCTTCTTCAAGACGCAGATCGACCAGCCGGTCGGCATCTACCACGCCATCATCGGCACGCTCCTGATCACGCTCGGCGCCGCGGTCATCTCGGTGCCGGTCGGTGTGATGGCCGCGATCTACCTGGTCGAGTACGGCAAGAAGAACAAGCTCGCCAAGGCGATCACCTTCCTCGTCGACGTGATGACGGGCATCCCGTCGATCGTCGCGGGCCTGTTCGCGTTCGCGCTCTTCACCCTGGTGTTCGGCCCGGCCTACGTGTCCGGGATCGGTGGGTCGGTGGCGCTCTCGCTGCTGATGATCCCGATCGTCGTCCGGGCGACCGAGGAGATGCTGATGCTCGTGCCCGACGACCTCCGCGAGGCGTCGTACGCGCTCGGCACGCCGAAGTGGAAGACGATCGTGCGGATCGTCCTCCCGACCGCGCTCGGCGGCATCCTGACGGGCATCACCCTCGCGATCTCCCGGGTCATCGGCGAGACCGCGCCGCTGCTGCTCATCGCCAGCGCGACCGACCGCACCAACATGAACCTGTTCGACGGCGCGATGACCACGCTGCCGGTGCTCATCTACGGACAGAACGTGCGGGGCGACGCCCCCGCGGAGGCGATCGCCTGGGGCGCCGCCTTCATCCTGATCATCATCGTGGTGGTGCTGAACCTCGTGGCTCGCATCGTCGGCAAGATCTTCGCCCCGAAGAAGGGCTGA
- the pstC gene encoding phosphate ABC transporter permease subunit PstC, which yields MTARTADIEDQPAAWASVRGGIGDRIFSGAALAAGLTILGALAGVFVFLLAKGATGFSKPAEVYGPHAESFLGYVFPLLVGTFTVSIIALVIAVPLAFGIALVISHYAPRWLATPVAFVIDLLAAVPSVVYGLWGAFYLAKKLVPMHEWLHDTFGSWPVLGALFGEPNAAGKSWLTVGIVLAIMILPIITAITREVFSRTPRLHEEAALALGATRWEMIRMTVFPYSRSGMVSAVMLGLGRALGETMAVAMVLSVGFGLSWNIIATSSPTSIAANIALKYKERSADLLNVLVATGLVLFLLTFLVNFAARWIIGRSERRMAR from the coding sequence GTGACAGCCCGCACCGCCGATATCGAGGACCAGCCCGCCGCGTGGGCGAGCGTCCGCGGTGGCATCGGTGACCGCATCTTCTCCGGCGCTGCGCTCGCTGCCGGTCTCACCATCCTGGGCGCCCTCGCCGGCGTCTTCGTCTTCCTCCTCGCCAAGGGTGCGACCGGCTTCAGCAAGCCGGCCGAGGTCTACGGGCCGCACGCCGAGAGCTTCCTGGGCTACGTCTTCCCGCTGCTGGTCGGCACCTTCACGGTGTCGATCATCGCGCTGGTCATCGCCGTGCCGCTCGCCTTCGGCATCGCGCTGGTGATCAGCCACTACGCACCGCGGTGGCTCGCCACCCCGGTCGCCTTCGTCATCGACCTGCTCGCCGCGGTGCCCTCGGTCGTCTACGGCCTGTGGGGCGCGTTCTACCTCGCGAAGAAGCTCGTGCCGATGCACGAATGGCTGCACGACACCTTCGGCTCGTGGCCGGTGCTCGGTGCCCTCTTCGGGGAGCCGAACGCGGCCGGCAAGTCGTGGCTCACCGTGGGCATCGTGCTGGCGATCATGATCCTGCCGATCATCACCGCGATCACCCGCGAGGTCTTCTCCCGCACGCCGCGGCTGCACGAGGAGGCCGCCCTCGCGCTGGGCGCCACCCGCTGGGAGATGATCCGGATGACGGTCTTCCCCTACTCGCGCTCCGGGATGGTCTCCGCCGTCATGCTCGGCCTCGGCCGCGCGCTCGGCGAGACGATGGCCGTCGCGATGGTGCTCTCGGTCGGCTTCGGGCTGTCCTGGAACATCATCGCCACGTCCAGCCCGACCTCGATCGCGGCCAACATCGCGCTCAAGTACAAGGAGCGCAGCGCCGACCTGCTCAACGTCCTGGTGGCGACCGGCCTCGTCCTCTTCCTGCTGACCTTCCTGGTGAACTTCGCGGCCCGGTGGATCATCGGCCGCAGCGAGAGGCGGATGGCCCGATGA
- the pstS gene encoding phosphate ABC transporter substrate-binding protein PstS has protein sequence MNFKSIRNAAVPGVAALALLMSACGASNEEGTGTDGESGGLSGNLKGGGATSQEKAQEAWKTAFQGKNSGLTIDYALLGSTDGRSQFISKALSFAGSDSYIKDEDLTKAKERCGGTIVEVPAYISSIAIAFNLPDITELNLDASTIAKIFAGKITKWNDDAIASQNEGVDLPDTKISPVHRADDSGTTKNFTDYLNKVAPSDWKYEAEDAFPVSGGLSAEGTSGVVKTVTDTEGAIGYADASQTGDLAHVSVKVGDEYVAPSPEGAAKTVDVSPVVEGRDATDIAVDVDRTTTEAGAYPVILLSYLIACETYDDAAEAANVKGYFEYIVSDEGQAEAADFAGSAKLSADTAAKAQEIVAKISAK, from the coding sequence TTGAACTTCAAGTCCATCCGCAACGCCGCGGTTCCCGGTGTTGCCGCCCTCGCCCTGCTGATGAGCGCCTGCGGCGCCTCCAACGAGGAGGGCACCGGCACCGACGGCGAGTCCGGCGGCCTGTCCGGCAACCTCAAGGGTGGCGGCGCGACGTCGCAGGAGAAGGCCCAGGAGGCCTGGAAGACCGCGTTCCAGGGCAAGAACAGCGGCCTCACCATCGACTACGCGCTGCTCGGTTCGACCGACGGCCGCAGCCAGTTCATCAGCAAGGCGCTGTCCTTCGCCGGCTCCGACTCCTACATCAAGGACGAGGACCTCACCAAGGCCAAGGAGCGCTGCGGCGGCACCATCGTCGAGGTCCCGGCCTACATCTCCTCGATCGCCATCGCGTTCAACCTGCCGGACATCACCGAGCTGAACCTCGACGCCTCGACGATCGCGAAGATCTTCGCCGGCAAGATCACCAAGTGGAACGACGACGCCATCGCCTCGCAGAACGAGGGCGTCGACCTCCCCGACACCAAGATCTCGCCGGTGCACCGCGCCGACGACTCGGGCACCACCAAGAACTTCACCGACTACCTCAACAAGGTCGCGCCGAGCGACTGGAAGTACGAGGCCGAGGACGCGTTCCCCGTCTCCGGCGGCCTCTCCGCCGAGGGCACCTCCGGTGTCGTCAAGACCGTCACCGACACCGAGGGCGCGATCGGCTACGCCGACGCCAGCCAGACCGGCGACCTCGCCCACGTCTCGGTGAAGGTCGGCGACGAGTACGTCGCCCCGTCGCCCGAGGGCGCTGCCAAGACCGTCGACGTCTCGCCGGTCGTCGAGGGCCGTGACGCCACCGACATCGCCGTCGACGTCGACCGCACCACGACCGAGGCCGGCGCCTACCCGGTCATCCTGCTGTCGTACCTGATCGCCTGCGAGACCTACGACGACGCGGCCGAGGCCGCCAACGTCAAGGGCTACTTCGAGTACATCGTGTCCGACGAGGGCCAGGCCGAGGCGGCCGACTTCGCCGGCTCCGCGAAGCTCTCCGCCGACACCGCCGCCAAGGCGCAGGAGATCGTCGCCAAGATCTCCGCCAAGTGA
- a CDS encoding NUDIX hydrolase, whose amino-acid sequence MPDILAAGVVAFRPGREVLLVHRPKYDDWSFPKGKLDRGEHAVAAAVREVAEETGLHVRLGPPLPSQRYPVARRMKTVHYWTGRVVGDDDVTGYRPNEEIDAVAWVPFDEARERLTYEHDRGTLDDALRVRRKTRAVVVLRHGQARSRSTWRGEDVARPLLRAGEHEADRLVPLLAAYDVTRIVTSTSTRCIQTVQPYAETTGYPVDLRPRLSEERATARSVHKVVEELFDAEEGGVLCTHRPVLPLVYDAAGLDGAFEDRPLEPAEMLVLHVRKGAVVAVERHRPRPTPA is encoded by the coding sequence GTGCCCGACATCCTCGCTGCCGGCGTGGTCGCCTTCCGACCCGGTCGCGAGGTCCTCCTCGTCCACCGTCCCAAGTACGACGACTGGTCGTTCCCCAAGGGCAAGCTGGACCGCGGCGAGCACGCGGTCGCCGCCGCGGTGCGCGAGGTGGCCGAGGAGACCGGCCTCCACGTGCGGCTCGGCCCGCCGCTGCCGTCGCAGCGCTACCCGGTCGCGCGCCGGATGAAGACGGTCCACTACTGGACGGGCCGCGTCGTCGGAGACGACGACGTGACCGGCTACCGCCCCAACGAAGAGATCGACGCCGTGGCGTGGGTGCCCTTCGACGAGGCGCGCGAGCGGCTGACCTACGAGCACGACCGCGGCACCCTCGACGACGCGCTGCGGGTGCGTCGCAAGACCCGGGCGGTCGTCGTACTCAGGCACGGGCAGGCGCGCTCGCGCAGCACGTGGCGGGGCGAGGACGTGGCGCGACCGCTGTTGCGGGCCGGCGAGCACGAGGCGGACCGGCTCGTCCCCCTCCTCGCCGCCTACGACGTCACCCGGATCGTCACCTCGACCAGCACCCGCTGCATTCAGACGGTCCAGCCCTACGCGGAGACGACCGGCTACCCGGTCGACCTGCGTCCGCGGCTCAGCGAGGAGCGGGCCACGGCCCGCTCGGTGCACAAGGTCGTCGAGGAGCTCTTCGACGCCGAGGAGGGCGGCGTGCTGTGCACCCACCGCCCCGTCCTGCCCCTCGTGTACGACGCCGCGGGGCTCGACGGCGCGTTCGAGGACCGTCCGCTCGAGCCTGCCGAGATGCTGGTGCTGCACGTGCGCAAGGGTGCGGTGGTCGCCGTCGAGCGCCACCGGCCGCGTCCGACGCCGGCGTAG
- a CDS encoding ester cyclase encodes MSRFTLPPAHVLEAREKLVLDHFHDEVRQDWDATLSTFPHPHYELVASMTVHDGDDEVRGYYHDTRVAFPDQDHEIIALRHSHDAVIVEFWLTGTHLGPLGKMPPTGSAHRTRMTAYFVFDEQEQLVAERIYFDQLTILKQLVGGLDKRRPADLLTLGRVVAGALGMASGDPDPRLTETTPPDLG; translated from the coding sequence ATGTCCCGCTTCACGCTGCCGCCCGCCCACGTCCTCGAGGCCCGCGAGAAGCTGGTCCTCGACCACTTCCACGACGAGGTGCGCCAGGACTGGGACGCGACGCTGTCGACCTTCCCCCACCCTCACTACGAGCTCGTGGCGTCGATGACGGTGCACGACGGCGACGACGAGGTCCGTGGCTACTACCACGACACCCGGGTCGCCTTCCCGGACCAGGACCACGAGATCATCGCGCTGCGGCACTCCCACGACGCCGTGATCGTCGAGTTCTGGCTCACCGGGACCCATCTCGGGCCGTTGGGGAAGATGCCGCCGACGGGGTCGGCCCACCGGACCCGGATGACGGCGTACTTCGTCTTCGACGAGCAGGAGCAACTGGTCGCCGAGCGGATCTACTTCGACCAGCTGACGATCCTCAAGCAGCTGGTCGGCGGGCTCGACAAGCGCAGGCCCGCCGACCTGCTGACCCTCGGCCGGGTCGTCGCCGGCGCGCTGGGGATGGCGTCGGGCGACCCCGACCCCCGACTCACGGAGACGACGCCGCCCGACCTCGGGTGA
- a CDS encoding heavy metal translocating P-type ATPase gives MTCASCANRIERKLNKLEGVTATVNYATEKAKVTYDAGVTTDDLVAAVEAAGYGASLPKPPAAEGSAAEVEVDPVATLRQRLLVSAVLTVPVIAMAMVPALQFDNWQWLSLTLAAPVVVWGAFPFHKAAWTNLRHGTSTMDTLISLGTLAALGWSLYALFWGTAGTTGMKHPFELTIERSDGSGNIYLEAAAGVTTFILAGRYFEQRSKRRAGAALKALLELGAKEVAVLGPDGVTETKVPVEQLAVGDLFVVRPGEKIATDGVVERGSSAVDASMLTGESVPVEVATGDPVVGACVNVGGRLVVRATRIGSDTQLAQMARLVEDAQNGKAEVQRLADRISGIFVPIVILLAAGTLGFWLGTGNGLAAAFTAAVAVLIIACPCALGLATPTALMVGTGRGAQLGILIKGPEVLESTHAVDTIVLDKTGTVTTGRMTLREVVAGEGEDAAEVLRYAGALEDSSEHPIARAIADAARDAGPLPAVEDFANVEGLGVQGVLLDGDASHAVLVGRPRLLEEWSQHLPPQLQAALEQAQETGGTAVAVGWDGRARGVVVVADAVKPTSAAAIAQLRELGLRPVLLTGDNAVVARTVAAEVGIDEADVIADVLPSDKVDVVKRLQGEGKVVAMVGDGVNDAAALAQADLGLAMGTGTDVAIEASDLTLVRGDLQVAVDAIRLSRRTLATIKGNLFWAFAYNVAALPLAAAGLLNPMLAGAAMAFSSVFVVSNSLRLRSFRAAAG, from the coding sequence ATGACCTGCGCCTCCTGCGCCAACCGGATCGAGCGCAAGCTCAACAAGCTCGAGGGCGTCACCGCGACGGTCAACTACGCGACCGAGAAGGCCAAGGTCACCTACGACGCCGGCGTGACCACCGACGACCTCGTGGCCGCCGTCGAGGCGGCCGGCTACGGCGCCTCGCTGCCGAAGCCTCCCGCTGCGGAGGGCTCGGCGGCGGAGGTGGAGGTCGACCCGGTCGCCACACTGCGCCAGCGGCTCCTCGTCTCCGCGGTCCTGACCGTGCCGGTCATCGCGATGGCGATGGTCCCGGCGCTGCAGTTCGACAACTGGCAGTGGCTCTCGTTGACCCTGGCGGCGCCCGTCGTGGTGTGGGGCGCGTTCCCGTTCCACAAGGCCGCGTGGACCAACCTGCGCCACGGCACGTCGACGATGGACACGCTGATCTCCCTCGGCACGCTGGCCGCGCTCGGCTGGTCGCTCTACGCCCTCTTCTGGGGCACCGCGGGCACGACCGGGATGAAGCACCCGTTCGAGCTGACCATCGAGCGCAGCGACGGCAGCGGCAACATCTACCTCGAGGCCGCTGCCGGGGTGACGACCTTCATCCTGGCGGGGCGCTACTTCGAGCAGCGCTCGAAGCGGCGGGCCGGGGCGGCGCTGAAGGCCCTGCTCGAGCTCGGCGCCAAGGAGGTCGCGGTCCTCGGGCCCGACGGCGTCACCGAGACGAAGGTGCCGGTGGAGCAGCTGGCGGTCGGCGACCTGTTCGTCGTACGCCCGGGGGAGAAGATCGCCACCGACGGTGTCGTCGAGCGGGGCAGCTCCGCGGTCGACGCGTCGATGCTGACGGGCGAGTCCGTTCCGGTCGAGGTCGCCACGGGCGACCCCGTCGTCGGGGCTTGCGTCAACGTCGGAGGGCGGCTCGTCGTCCGGGCGACCCGGATCGGCTCCGACACCCAGCTCGCGCAGATGGCGCGGCTCGTCGAGGACGCGCAGAACGGCAAGGCCGAGGTGCAGCGCCTGGCCGACCGGATCTCCGGCATCTTCGTGCCGATCGTCATCCTGCTGGCGGCCGGCACCCTCGGCTTCTGGCTCGGCACCGGCAACGGCCTGGCCGCCGCGTTCACCGCAGCGGTCGCGGTGCTGATCATCGCCTGCCCGTGCGCCCTGGGCCTGGCCACGCCGACCGCGCTGATGGTGGGCACCGGCCGCGGCGCCCAGCTCGGCATCCTGATCAAGGGGCCGGAGGTGCTGGAGTCCACGCACGCCGTCGACACGATCGTGCTCGACAAGACCGGGACGGTCACGACCGGCCGGATGACCCTCCGCGAGGTCGTCGCGGGCGAGGGCGAGGACGCCGCCGAGGTGCTCCGGTACGCCGGCGCGCTGGAGGACTCCTCCGAGCACCCGATCGCCCGGGCCATCGCCGACGCCGCGCGCGACGCCGGTCCGCTGCCTGCGGTCGAGGACTTCGCCAACGTCGAGGGCCTCGGCGTGCAGGGCGTGCTGCTCGACGGCGACGCGTCACACGCGGTGCTCGTCGGGCGGCCACGCCTGCTGGAGGAGTGGTCCCAGCACCTGCCGCCGCAGCTGCAGGCGGCCCTGGAGCAGGCCCAGGAGACCGGTGGCACCGCCGTCGCCGTCGGCTGGGACGGGAGGGCGCGCGGCGTCGTCGTGGTCGCCGACGCGGTCAAGCCCACCTCGGCCGCCGCGATCGCCCAGCTGCGCGAGCTCGGCCTCCGGCCGGTGCTGCTGACCGGCGACAACGCCGTGGTGGCGCGGACCGTCGCCGCGGAGGTCGGGATCGACGAGGCGGACGTGATCGCCGACGTACTCCCGTCCGACAAGGTCGACGTGGTCAAGCGGCTCCAGGGCGAGGGCAAGGTCGTCGCGATGGTCGGCGACGGTGTCAACGACGCCGCTGCGCTGGCCCAGGCCGACCTCGGGTTGGCCATGGGCACCGGGACCGACGTGGCGATCGAGGCCAGCGACCTCACCCTGGTGCGGGGCGACCTCCAGGTCGCCGTGGACGCGATCCGGCTCTCGCGGCGCACGCTCGCGACGATCAAGGGCAACCTGTTCTGGGCGTTCGCCTACAACGTCGCGGCGCTGCCGCTGGCGGCCGCGGGCCTGCTCAACCCGATGCTGGCCGGCGCGGCGATGGCCTTCTCGTCGGTGTTCGTGGTCAGCAACAGCCTGCGGCTGCGGTCGTTCCGGGCGGCGGCCGGCTGA
- a CDS encoding heavy-metal-associated domain-containing protein → MSTTQTFTVTGMTCGHCVASVTEEVQEISGVEDVAVDLPTGAVTITSAAPLDESAVKAALEEAGYQLA, encoded by the coding sequence ATGAGCACCACCCAGACCTTCACCGTCACCGGCATGACCTGCGGCCACTGCGTCGCCTCCGTCACCGAGGAGGTGCAGGAGATCTCCGGCGTCGAGGACGTCGCGGTCGACCTGCCCACCGGTGCGGTCACGATCACCAGCGCCGCCCCCCTCGACGAGTCCGCCGTGAAGGCGGCCCTCGAGGAGGCCGGCTACCAGCTCGCATGA
- a CDS encoding metal-sensitive transcriptional regulator, with amino-acid sequence MAHSDSGAEHQHSYIANRTKDDYLKRLRRIEGQARGLQRMVEEEQYCIDILTQVSAMTKALQSVALGLLDEHMAHCVVNAAREGGEEADIKLKEASDAIARLVRS; translated from the coding sequence ATGGCACACAGCGACTCCGGCGCGGAGCACCAGCACAGCTACATCGCCAACCGCACCAAGGACGACTACCTCAAGCGGCTGCGTCGCATCGAGGGCCAGGCGCGGGGCCTGCAGCGGATGGTCGAGGAGGAGCAGTACTGCATCGACATCCTCACCCAGGTCTCCGCGATGACGAAGGCCCTCCAGTCCGTCGCCCTCGGCCTGCTCGACGAGCACATGGCGCACTGCGTCGTGAACGCCGCCCGAGAGGGAGGTGAGGAGGCCGACATCAAGCTCAAGGAGGCCTCCGACGCCATCGCCCGCCTGGTCCGTTCCTGA